From a region of the Polyodon spathula isolate WHYD16114869_AA chromosome 31, ASM1765450v1, whole genome shotgun sequence genome:
- the LOC121303054 gene encoding V-type proton ATPase subunit B-like → MYTDLATIYERAGRVEGRNGSITQIPILTMPNDDITHPIPDLTGYITEGQIYVDRQLHNRQIYPPINVLPSLSRLMKSAIGEGMTRKDHADVSNQLYACYAIGKDVQAMKAVVGEEALTPEDLLYLEFLHKFEKNFIAQGPYENRTVYETLDIGWQLMRIFPKEMLKRIPQSTLAEFYPRDSKH, encoded by the exons ATGTACACTGATTTGGCCACCATTTACGAGAGAGCTGGCCGAGTTGAGGGCAGGAATGGGTCTATTACACAGATTCCTATTCTAACCATGCCCAACgatg ATATTACTCACCCCATCCCTGATCTGACTGGGTACATCACTGAAGGTCAGATTTATGTAGACAGGCAACTGCACAACAGACAG ATCTACCCCCCGATCAACGTGTTGCCCTCTCTGTCTCGCTTGATGAAGTCTGCCATTGGGGAGGGAATGACCAGGAAAGATCATGCCGATGTGTCCAATCAGCTG TATGCTTGTTACGCCATTGGTAAAGATGTCCAGGCAATGAAAGCAGTGGTGGGTGAGGAGGCTCTGACTCCAGAGGACTTGCTTTATCTGGAGTTCCTGCATAAGTTTGAAAAGAACTTCATTGCTCAAG GTCCCTACGAGAACCGCACAGTATATGAAACCCTGGACATCGGTTGGCAGCTTATGCGTATCTTCCCCAAGGAGATGCTGAAACGAATCCCACAAAGCACCCTGGCCGAATTCTACCCCCGAGACTCCAAGCATTAG
- the LOC121303040 gene encoding V-type proton ATPase subunit B, which yields LTGRVFNGSGKPIDRGPTVLAEDYLDIMGQPINPQCRIYPEEMIQTVFFWSIPIFSAAGLPHNEIAAQICRQAGLVKKSKDVMDYSEDNFAIVFAAMGVNMETARFFKSDFEENGSMDNVCLFLNLANDPTIERIITPRLALTTAEYLAYQCEKHVLVILTDMSSYAEALREVSAAREEVPGRRGFPGYMYTDLATIYERAGRVEGRNGSITQIPILTMPNDDITHPIPDLTGYITEGQIYVDRQLHNRQIYPPINVLPSLSRLMKSAIGEGMTRKDHADVSNQLYACYAIGKDVQAMKAVVGEEALTPEDLLYLEFLHKFEKNFIAQGPYENRTVYETLDIGWQLMRIFPKEMLKRIPQSTLAEFYPRDSKH from the exons TTGACAGGTCGCGTGTTCAATGGTTCAGGAAAACCTATTGACAGGGGCCCAACAGTTCTGGCTGAAGATTATTTGGACATTATGG GCCAGCCCATTAACCCCCAGTGCCGTATCTACCCAGAAGAGATGATCCAGACAG TATTTTTTTGGTCTATTCCCATCTTTTCTGCAGCCGGATTGCCACACAATGAG ATTGCTGCACAGATCTGTCGCCAAGCTGGTCTGGTTAAGAAGTCCAAAGATGTGATGGATTACAGTGAAGACAACTTTGCCATTGTGTTTGCTGCTATGGgt GTAAATATGGAAACTGCAAGATTCTTCAAGTCCGACTTTGAAGAAAATGGTTCAATGGACAATGTATGTCTTTTCCTGAACTTGGCTAATGATCCAAC AATTGAGCGCATCATCACTCCTCGCCTGGCTCTCACCACAGCAGAGTATCTGGCGTATCAGTGTGAGAAGCATGTTCTGGTTATTCTGACTGACATGAGCTCGTATGCAGAAGCTTTGAGAGAG GTTTCTGCTGCCAGAGAAGAGGTGCCAGGACGCCGGGGCTTCCCTGGTTACATGTACACTGATTTGGCCACCATTTACGAGAGAGCTGGCCGAGTTGAGGGCAGGAATGGGTCTATTACACAGATTCCTATTCTAACCATGCCCAACgatg ATATTACTCACCCCATCCCTGATCTGACTGGGTACATCACTGAAGGTCAGATTTATGTAGACAGGCAACTGCACAACAGACAG ATCTACCCCCCGATCAACGTGTTGCCCTCTCTGTCTCGCTTGATGAAGTCTGCCATTGGGGAGGGAATGACCAGGAAAGATCATGCCGATGTGTCCAATCAGCTG TATGCTTGTTACGCCATTGGTAAAGATGTCCAGGCAATGAAAGCAGTGGTGGGTGAGGAGGCTCTGACTCCAGAGGACTTGCTTTATCTGGAGTTCCTGCATAAGTTTGAAAAGAACTTCATTGCTCAAG GTCCCTACGAGAACCGCACAGTATATGAAACCCTGGACATCGGTTGGCAGCTTATGCGTATCTTCCCCAAGGAGATGCTGAAACGAATCCCACAAAGCACCCTGGCCGAATTCTACCCCCGAGACTCCAAGCATTAG
- the LOC121303211 gene encoding uncharacterized protein LOC121303211 produces the protein MSGNIWTSVFCCQHHKDKDVSEETTGVQTWSEQDKNKRTLSMDDKGKSEAVVSQVTGAHVNAGYLSPEGINIFEQKETQSVSQSTDVESVYQSRIAGLQEQLSFAEARNKELAMHVGGLQDLLNSSLRETGNSSSIAGMGEVSLSESVSESVKQQFETVEREKEILKMRVRQANESVRDLKHEIAVLQKRLQSAENPHPPPSHSPSPRPPTPPPPPPPSQPLNPLRSLFLLIQKRKETKAKDSMEYFEEPVELRSVSSGSHIGESSSSASPQQAPGMTEMLNMIKHGVSLKHVPSFHKEHSKDEQLGSGRSLNLAGEGVEPELEGILRRRKQSTDNYISDGSLDSLDVDSIGCSSHKPVESVAITAIKRSPGKGNLSFLCRRSGEDQAEGSPVSKSAEDCDDARRDSAGDEGSASTIIPVTFPLDFGDDGSPAKYTARIIQGLPEEMLPTEEKGPEVHTDDEILGAILTDLMTTLRNQDSMELQGDGMAQEDVHLDKKGTPKTIEDLPDEVLDSPSRDWHQEDHNCDTSKELETEPVIKTGSKLVVEQVVVLADDQSPTVDYEKDGFQNPNSNQVELNPQQADQELEKANEVDLENEPSFKIDCFCKMTAEQGAVLASEGPLNQVEMDQQGDDPLESYQEFHLTETSSNMKLGQSKIQNDQSLKDNEGDQNPASNQDKMEPVVDADVLVHGDSTTESSMDEFVLDSFGSQSQPALLSPGPHAQGLRSAGSTDVKDLEQDSSEESKTENHESPVEFHCRRQAVNLTLLVLGKGDLSPPIYSNQLQSVTLQVNNQNLISLESQDKDMMDNTISFSVDQDVPKCSPTDSQIFFC, from the exons ATGTCGGGCAACATTTGGACTTCAGTGTTTTGCTGTCAACACCACAAAGACAAAG ATGTATCGGAAGAGACAACAGGTGTTCAGACTTGGTCCgaacaggacaaaaacaaacgAACACTTTCAATGGACGATAAGGGCAAG agcGAGGCTGTTGTTAGTCAAGTAACGGGGGCACACGTAAACGCTGGCTACCTGTCTCCCGAAGGAATCAACATCTTTGAACAGAAGGAAACACAGTCTGTATCACAGAGTACCGATGTTGAATCTGTGTACCAAAGTCGAATTGCAg GTTTACAGGAGCAGTTGAGTTTTGCTGAAGCAAGAAATAAAGAACTCGCCATGCATGTGGGTGGACTCCAAGATCTACTCAATTCTTCTTTGAGG GAGACTGGGAACAGCTCCTCAATAGCGGGGATGGGAGAGGTGTCTCTGAGTGAGTCTGTGAGTGAGTCGGTGAAGCAGCAGTTTGAGACTgtggagagggagaaggagataCTGAAGATGAGAGTGAGGCAGGCCAATGAGAGCGTCCGAGATCTCAAACACGAAA TTGCTGTTCTACAGAAGAGGCTGCAGAGTGCAGagaacccccacccccctccatctcactccccctctcctcGGCCCCCAaccccacctcctcctcctcccccttcacAGCCTCTCAACCCCCTCAG GTCTTTATTTTTACTAATTCAGAAGAGAAAAGAGACTAAAGCAAAGGACTCCATGGAGTATTTCGAAGAGCCAGTGGAGTTGAGAAGTGTTTCATCAGGGAGTCACATTG GTGAATCCTCCAGCTCGGCCTCCCCTCAACAAGCTCCCGGCATGACCGAGATGCTGAACATGATAAAGCATGGAGTTTCATTGAAGCATGTGCCTTCCTTTCATAAG GAGCACTCCAAAGACGAGCAGCTGGGCTCAGGGAGGAGTTTGAATCTCGCTGGAGAAGGTGTGGAGCCTGAACTGGAAGGGATCCTGAGGAGGAGAAAGCAGAGTACAGACAATTATATTTCAG ATGGCTCGCTGGACTCTTTGGATGTGGATTCAATAGGATGCTCAAGTCACAAGCCAGTGGAGTCTGTGGCGATTACAGCTATAAAGAGAAGCCCTGGCAAAGGAAATCTCAGCTTCCTCTGCAGGAGATCTGGGGAGGACCAGGCAGAGGGGAGCCCAGTCAG TAAATctgcagaggattgtgatgatGCTAGAAGAGATAGTGCTGGGGATGAGGGCAGTGCCAGCACCATTATCCCAGTCACATTTCCATTGGATTTTGGTGATGATGGCTCCCCTGCTAAGTACACAGCCAGAATCATTCAGGGACTGCCTGAAGAAATGCTTCCAACAGAAGAGAAAGGTCCAGAGGTTCACACAGATGATGAGATCCTTGGGGCCATCCTCACTGATCTGATGACAACTTTGAGGAATCAAGACTCCATGGAACTTCAAGGAGATGGTATGGCCCAAGAGGATGTCCATCTGGATAAGAAGGGAACCCCCAAAACCATTGAGGATCTACCTGATGAGGTTTTGGATTCTCCAAGTAGAGATTGGCATCAAGAGGACCATAACTGTGACACATCTAAGGAGTTGGAGACTGAACCTGTAATCAAAACCGGTTCCAAATTAGTAGTTGAGCAAGTGGTGGTACTTGCAGATGATCAAAGCCCAACGGTTGACTACGAAAAAGATGGGTTTCAAAATCCAAATTCAAACCAAGTTGAGTTGAATCCACAACAAGCTGACCAGGAACTTGAGAAAGCCAATGAGGTGGACCTAGAGAATGAACCTTCTTTTAAGATTGATTGCTTTTGCAAAATGACAGCAGAACAAGGAGCGGTCCTTGCAAGCGAAGGGCCTCTGAACCAAGTAGAGATGGATCAACAAGGGGACGACCCACTTGAGAGTTATCAAGAATTTCACCTGACTGAAACCTCTTCTAATATGAAGCTGGGGCAATCAAAGATACAAAATGACCAAAGCCTAAAAGATAACGAGGGTGACCAAAATCCAGCTTCGAATCAAGATAAGATGGAACCAGTTGTTGATGCAGATGTCCTGGTTCACGGAGACAGCACTACTGAATCATCGATGGACGAGTTTGTCCTAGATAGTTTTGGCTCCCAGTCTCAACCAGCACTCCTAAGCCCGGGACCCCATGCTCAAGGTCTTCGCTCAGCTGGCAGTACGGATGTAAAGGATCTGGAACAAGACTCTTCAGAAGAAAGCAAAACTGAGAACCATGAATCACCTGTTGAATTCCATTGTAGAAGGCAAGCTGTTAACCTTACATTATTAGTTCTAGGAAAAGGAGATTTAAGTCCACCTATATATTCTAACCAGCTTCAAAGTGTCACTCTACAAGTGAATAATCAGAACTTGATCAGTCTTGAAAGCCAAGATAAGGACATGATGGATAACACGATTTCATTCTCGGTTGACCAGGATGTGCCTAAATGCAGTCCAACTGATTCACAGATCTTCTTTTGCTAA